From Haliotis asinina isolate JCU_RB_2024 chromosome 8, JCU_Hal_asi_v2, whole genome shotgun sequence, a single genomic window includes:
- the LOC137295039 gene encoding melatonin receptor type 1C-like — protein sequence MSLALYENSTLNSSLHHNDTNDSGLAGPSATALQVGAIVMLMSLMWGVFANVLTMIVILTERELKNITNIFIVSLCINDILNLGINNLLVLVSYFMMTWATGSIVCEMVTHFTVLLMGSSLWHTGLIAIHRLIVVVFNTFYKKISKKAYTIFVLVAARVVPLLFLIQPHLGYMSQYQPKLLRCIVKKGFGLYTMLVSVVLMMLPSLVLIVCYIAIFVKVHQSSSAFRASRKREWLRREIQITKMFGLVFLLIIIGYLPYGIVRSIDKGLKFSADFYVAITVLYAVANSCNPIIYGVMDRKIRRACFRALGLEERCMTEERSKLRKASIKSNGETNAVSDVNTEAVPLNSQVPLK from the coding sequence ATGTCTCTCGCTCTTTATGAAAACTCTACCCTGAACTCATCCCTCCATCACAATGACACCAATGATTCTGGTCTGGCTGGCCCGTCTGCTACAGCCTTGCAGGTTGGTGCCATTGTGATGCTGATGTCACTGATGTGGGGCGTCTTTGCCAACGTTCTTACAATGATTGTGATTCTTACTGAGCGGGAACTGAAAAACATCACAAACATTTTCATCGTGAGCCTCTGTATCAACGATATACTCAACCTGGGCATCAATAACCTGCTAGTGTTAGTATCTTACTTCATGATGACTTGGGCAACAGGGTCCATTGTTTGTGAAATGGTGACACATTTCACTGTCCTCCTCATGGGTTCATCATTGTGGCACACAGGTCTCATAGCCATTCACCGACTCATCGTTGTCGTTTTCAACACCTTCTACAAAAAAATCTCCAAAAAGGCATACACAATATTTGTCTTGGTTGCTGCAAGAGTAGTCCCTCTTTTGTTTCTTATCCAACCACACCTTGGCTACATGTCCCAGTATCAACCAAAGCTTCTTCGCTGCATTGTGAAAAAGGGTTTTGGACTCTATACGATGTTGGTATCTGTTGTTTTAATGATGTTGCCATCACTTGTTCTCATTGTGTGCTATATTGCCATATTTGTCAAAGTACATCAGTCGTCAAGCGCATTCCGAGCAAGTCGGAAACGGGAATGGCTGCGTCGTGAGATACAAATCACTAAAATGTTCGGGCTTGTATTTCTTCTGATTATTATTGGTTATTTGCCTTATGGTATAGTCCGTAGCATTGATAAAGGACTTAAATTTAGTGCTGATTTCTATGTTGCGATTACGGTACTGTACGCAGTTGCCAATTCCTGTAACCCAATCATATATGGTGTTATGGACAGAAAAATCCGAAGGGCTTGTTTCCGAGCCCTTGGTTTGGAAGAGAGGTGTATGACGGAAGAGCGATCGAAATTGCGGAAAGCTTCCATAAAGTCCAACGGTGAAACGAACGCTGTCAGCGATGTGAACACTGAAGCTGTTCCATTAAACTCCCAAGTTCCCCTGAAGTGA